A section of the Corynebacterium tuberculostearicum genome encodes:
- a CDS encoding type I restriction enzyme HsdR N-terminal domain-containing protein, whose amino-acid sequence MSINQAVQSLSARVQELKPIIETEEATKTAFIIPFISTVLGYDVTDPREVIPEYTADVGVKKGEKVDFAIKSGDDFRFLIECKKIGEPLNISHANQLVRYFNVTDTEFAILTNGEVYEFYAQLDAANRMDEKPFMTLDLSNVDARIFPHLEMCTKSKFDFETIVASAEQLKYISEIRKVLSTQFKEPDAEWVKLIAARVTTRRMTAQNLETFTKLVETAQSQFLKDEANRRLRSAQDFDDVSTAVEKPPVEEKQVEENVVSDGVVTTEEELQAYSIIKAICCADVPVADIALRDAKSYCAILFQDNNRKPIARLYFDRRVPRIGIFGEEKSEQYFDLETVEDIYQHADLLRKRCQILKAE is encoded by the coding sequence CTGAAGCCCATAATTGAAACTGAAGAGGCAACGAAAACTGCATTCATCATTCCTTTTATCAGCACTGTTCTAGGCTATGACGTCACAGATCCACGCGAAGTAATACCGGAATATACGGCCGACGTAGGCGTGAAAAAGGGTGAGAAAGTCGACTTTGCGATCAAATCGGGAGATGATTTTCGGTTTCTTATTGAGTGCAAGAAAATCGGTGAGCCTCTAAACATAAGTCACGCAAATCAGCTCGTTCGCTACTTTAACGTCACGGATACTGAATTTGCGATTTTGACTAATGGCGAGGTCTATGAGTTTTATGCGCAACTCGATGCTGCCAACCGAATGGATGAGAAGCCATTCATGACTTTAGATTTGAGTAACGTAGATGCACGTATCTTTCCCCATCTTGAAATGTGCACGAAATCAAAATTCGATTTTGAAACAATTGTAGCAAGTGCGGAACAGCTGAAATACATTTCGGAAATCCGTAAAGTTTTATCCACGCAATTTAAAGAACCTGATGCGGAATGGGTAAAACTTATAGCAGCTCGCGTTACTACACGGCGAATGACTGCACAGAACCTAGAGACTTTCACCAAGTTGGTGGAAACCGCACAATCGCAATTCTTGAAAGATGAGGCTAATCGAAGGTTGCGTTCTGCTCAGGACTTTGACGATGTCTCCACGGCCGTAGAAAAGCCTCCTGTAGAGGAGAAACAGGTTGAAGAGAATGTTGTGAGTGATGGAGTTGTAACAACTGAAGAAGAGCTTCAAGCATATTCCATTATTAAGGCGATCTGCTGTGCTGACGTTCCGGTAGCGGACATTGCATTGCGCGATGCTAAGAGTTACTGCGCGATTTTATTCCAAGACAACAATCGAAAGCCTATCGCGCGCCTGTATTTTGATCGTCGAGTACCCCGAATTGGCATTTTTGGAGAGGAAAAAAGCGAACAATATTTCGATCTTGAAACAGTTGAAGATATTTATCAACACGCCGATCTTCTGAGAAAGCGCTGCCAGATTTTGAAAGCAGAGTAG